A genomic window from Aquipuribacter nitratireducens includes:
- the uvrA gene encoding excinuclease ABC subunit UvrA has translation MAERLVVRGAREHNLKDIGVDIPRDSLVVFTGLSGSGKSSLAFDTIFAEGQRRYVESLSAYARQFLGQMDKPDVDFIEGLSPAVSIDQKSTNRNPRSTVGTITEIHDYLRLLYARAGRPHCPVCGEPIGRQTPQQIVDRLLQLPDGTRFQVLAPVVRGRKGENLELFRELQSTGYSRARVDGEVVSLAEPPALDKRKKHDVDVVVDRLVSRSEGDEERQRATKRRLTDSVETALRLADGIVVVELVDVPAGASTADHELAPRERRFSERLACPNDHPVALEEIEPRTFSFNGPYGACQECSGLGTRLEVDPELVVPDDELSLAQGAVAPWSQGTQSVDYFDKLLTSLADALGFSVDTPWRALPERARTAVLHGLDGQLDVRYRTRHGRQRAYRAGFEGVIPFIRRRHAETDSEWARDRYGAYMREVPCPVCHGARLRPEVLAVTVSGRNIAEVSSLTIGEAAEFLADLDLTEREHTIADRVLREIHARLGFLLDVGLDYLSLDRAAGTLSGGEAQRIRLATQIGAGLVGVLYVLDEPSIGLHQRDNQRLIGTLTRLRDLGNTLIVVEHDEDTIKASDWVVDIGPGAGEHGGQVVHSGPLDELLGNTASLTGAYLAGRREIPMPARRRPVDRGRMLGVRGAREHNLRGIDVDFPLGVLCAVTGVSGSGKSTLVNDILYTVLANKLNGARQVPGRHRTVTGLEHLDKVVHVDQGPIGRTPRSNPATYTGVWDHVRKLFAQSPEAKIRGYQPGRFSFNVKGGRCEHCQGDGTLKIEMNFLPDVYVPCEVCHGARYNRETLEVHFKGKTVADVLDSPIEEAAEFFAAVPAIARHLTTLNDVGLGYVRLGQPAPTLSGGEAQRVKLATELQRRSSGRTVYVLDEPTTGLHFEDIRKLLGVLQGLVDKGNTVIVIEHNLDVIKSADWVVDMGPEGGSGGGTVVAQGTPEQVACVEASHTGRFLAPMLDGDAPARRKAG, from the coding sequence GTGGCAGAACGTCTCGTCGTCCGCGGTGCCCGCGAGCACAACCTCAAGGACATCGGCGTCGACATCCCCCGGGACTCCCTCGTCGTCTTCACGGGCCTGTCGGGCTCCGGCAAGTCGTCCCTCGCCTTCGACACGATCTTCGCGGAGGGGCAGCGGCGCTACGTCGAGTCCCTCAGCGCGTACGCCCGCCAGTTCCTCGGGCAGATGGACAAGCCGGACGTCGACTTCATCGAGGGCCTGTCGCCCGCGGTGTCGATCGACCAGAAGTCGACGAACCGGAACCCGCGCTCCACGGTCGGCACGATCACGGAGATCCACGACTACCTCCGCCTGCTCTACGCGCGGGCCGGGCGTCCGCACTGCCCGGTCTGCGGCGAGCCCATCGGCCGCCAGACGCCGCAGCAGATCGTCGACCGGCTCCTCCAGCTGCCGGACGGCACGAGGTTCCAGGTGCTCGCGCCGGTCGTCCGCGGGCGAAAGGGCGAGAACCTCGAGCTGTTCCGCGAGCTGCAGTCCACGGGCTACTCCCGCGCCCGGGTCGACGGCGAGGTCGTGAGCCTCGCCGAGCCACCGGCGCTCGACAAGCGGAAGAAGCACGACGTCGACGTCGTCGTCGACCGGCTCGTCTCCCGCTCCGAGGGCGACGAGGAGCGGCAGCGCGCCACGAAGCGGCGCCTCACCGACTCCGTCGAGACCGCGCTGCGGCTCGCCGACGGCATCGTCGTCGTCGAGCTCGTCGACGTGCCCGCCGGGGCGAGCACGGCCGACCACGAGCTCGCCCCGCGCGAGCGCCGCTTCAGCGAGCGGCTCGCGTGCCCCAACGACCACCCCGTGGCGCTGGAGGAGATCGAGCCCCGCACGTTCTCCTTCAACGGGCCGTACGGCGCGTGCCAGGAGTGCAGCGGTCTCGGCACCCGGCTCGAGGTCGACCCCGAGCTCGTGGTCCCCGACGACGAGCTGTCGCTCGCCCAGGGCGCCGTGGCCCCGTGGTCGCAGGGCACCCAGAGCGTCGACTACTTCGACAAGCTGCTCACGAGCCTCGCCGACGCACTCGGCTTCTCCGTGGACACGCCGTGGCGGGCCCTCCCGGAGCGCGCCCGCACGGCCGTGCTCCACGGCCTCGACGGGCAGCTCGACGTCCGCTACCGCACCCGGCACGGCCGTCAGCGGGCGTACCGGGCGGGCTTCGAGGGCGTCATCCCGTTCATCCGCCGCCGCCACGCCGAGACCGACTCCGAGTGGGCGCGCGACCGCTACGGCGCCTACATGCGCGAGGTGCCGTGCCCCGTGTGCCACGGGGCGCGGCTGCGCCCGGAGGTGCTCGCCGTCACGGTGTCGGGGCGCAACATCGCGGAGGTGTCGTCGTTGACGATCGGTGAGGCGGCGGAGTTCCTCGCCGACCTCGACCTCACGGAGCGCGAGCACACGATCGCCGACCGGGTGCTGCGCGAGATCCACGCCCGCCTCGGGTTCCTCCTCGACGTCGGGCTCGACTACCTGAGCCTCGACCGCGCCGCCGGCACGCTGTCGGGTGGCGAGGCGCAGCGCATCCGGCTCGCCACGCAGATCGGAGCCGGGCTCGTCGGGGTCCTCTACGTCCTCGACGAGCCGAGCATCGGGCTGCACCAGCGCGACAACCAGCGCCTCATCGGCACCCTCACCCGGCTGCGGGACCTCGGCAACACCCTCATCGTCGTCGAGCACGACGAGGACACGATCAAGGCGTCGGACTGGGTCGTCGACATCGGGCCGGGGGCGGGGGAGCACGGCGGCCAGGTCGTCCACTCCGGACCGCTCGACGAGCTGCTCGGCAACACGGCGTCGCTCACCGGCGCCTACCTCGCCGGCCGCCGCGAGATCCCGATGCCGGCGCGGCGGCGCCCGGTCGACCGGGGGCGCATGCTGGGCGTGCGGGGGGCCCGCGAGCACAACCTCCGCGGCATCGACGTCGACTTCCCCCTCGGTGTCCTCTGCGCCGTCACCGGTGTCTCGGGCTCCGGCAAGTCGACGCTCGTCAACGACATCCTCTACACGGTGCTCGCCAACAAGCTGAACGGCGCCCGGCAGGTGCCCGGTCGGCACCGCACCGTCACGGGGCTCGAGCACCTCGACAAGGTCGTCCACGTCGACCAGGGCCCGATCGGCCGCACGCCGCGGTCCAACCCCGCGACGTACACCGGCGTGTGGGACCACGTCCGCAAGCTGTTCGCCCAGTCGCCCGAGGCGAAGATCCGCGGCTACCAGCCGGGTCGGTTCTCGTTCAACGTCAAGGGCGGGCGCTGCGAGCACTGCCAGGGCGACGGCACGCTCAAGATCGAGATGAACTTCCTGCCGGACGTCTACGTCCCGTGCGAGGTGTGTCACGGCGCCCGGTACAACCGGGAGACGCTCGAGGTCCACTTCAAGGGCAAGACCGTCGCCGACGTCCTCGACAGCCCGATCGAGGAGGCGGCGGAGTTCTTCGCCGCGGTGCCGGCCATCGCACGCCACCTCACGACCCTCAACGACGTCGGGCTCGGCTACGTCCGGCTCGGTCAGCCCGCACCGACGCTGTCCGGCGGCGAGGCGCAGCGCGTCAAGCTCGCGACCGAGCTCCAGCGGCGCTCGAGCGGGCGGACGGTCTACGTGCTCGACGAGCCGACGACCGGCCTGCACTTCGAGGACATCCGCAAGCTGCTCGGCGTGCTCCAGGGTCTCGTCGACAAGGGGAACACCGTCATCGTCATCGAGCACAACCTCGACGTCATCAAGAGCGCCGACTGGGTCGTCGACATGGGCCCCGAGGGCGGGTCCGGCGGCGGCACCGTGGTGGCGCAGGGCACGCCCGAGCAGGTGGCGTGCGTAGAGGCGAGCCACACCGGCCGCTTCCTCGCCCCCATGCTCGACGGCGACGCGCCCGCCCGGCGCAAGGCCGGCTGA
- a CDS encoding ubiquinol-cytochrome c reductase iron-sulfur subunit: MADDTFPCSSRRSLLRALAGVGVTTIAAGVLAACGNGEEDAVATDAAGAGDGTAAGATGGSGAGTEAGTDTGSQAGTGTTAGGTDASAEATVPLADVPVGEAVVVDALGTRLVVAQPTAGEVVAFSAACTHQGTTVEAAGGLELFCPNHGSRFDAGDGAAVVAGPAPTPLPSVPARVEGDQVVLTPA; encoded by the coding sequence ATGGCCGACGACACGTTCCCCTGCTCGTCACGGCGCTCGCTGCTGCGGGCGCTCGCCGGGGTCGGCGTGACGACCATCGCCGCGGGCGTGCTCGCGGCGTGCGGAAACGGCGAGGAGGACGCCGTCGCCACGGACGCGGCCGGCGCGGGCGACGGGACCGCCGCCGGTGCGACAGGCGGGTCCGGGGCCGGTACGGAGGCCGGGACGGACACGGGGTCGCAGGCCGGGACCGGGACGACCGCCGGCGGCACGGACGCCTCCGCCGAGGCCACCGTCCCGCTCGCCGACGTCCCGGTGGGCGAGGCGGTCGTCGTCGACGCCCTCGGGACCCGGCTCGTGGTCGCGCAGCCCACGGCGGGCGAGGTCGTCGCCTTCAGCGCCGCCTGCACCCACCAGGGCACGACCGTCGAGGCCGCCGGCGGGCTCGAGCTCTTCTGCCCCAACCACGGCAGCCGGTTCGACGCCGGCGACGGCGCCGCGGTCGTCGCCGGCCCCGCCCCGACGCCGCTGCCGTCGGTGCCGGCCCGTGTCGAGGGCGACCAGGTGGTCCTCACCCCCGCCTGA
- the uvrC gene encoding excinuclease ABC subunit UvrC: MADPSTYRPRTGEIPDQPGVYRFSDRHDRVIYVGKAKSLRQRLTSYFADPAGLHPRTQQMVFTATKVHWTVVRTEVEALQLEYSWIKEFDPRFNVKYRDDKSYPWLAVTVGEEFPRVQVLRGAKRKGTRYFGPYSHAWAIRETVDQLLRVFPVRTCSAGVFRRAGQVGRPCLLGYIDKCSAPCVGRVSAEEHRALVDDFVEFMAGDTQKFVRRIEREMKAAATALDYERAARLRDDIGALQRALERNVVVLPDATDADVFALAEDELEAAVQVFHVRGGRIRGQRGWVVEKVEDVTTAELVERLLQQVYGADDPSGDPSGAVPREVLVPEEPADADEVREWLSGLRGSRVDVRVPQRGDKRALLDTVRTNATQALALHKTRRAGDLTTRSLALQELQEALALPEAPLRIECYDVSHLQGSNRVASMVVFEDGLPRKSEYRTFNVRGDLGDDDTAAMREVLGRRFRRYLEDREQAGDLEMGPDPDEGDDEGARAPGAIDPTTGRPRRFAYPPQLVVVDGGAPQVAAAGQALADLGIADVAVVGLAKRLEEVWVPDDDHPVVLPRSSQGLYLLQRLRDEAHRFAITKHRARRSKGMTVSELDAVPGLGPARRRALLDAFGSVRAVREADEAAVAQVKGIGPALAAAVVAALRPGDGAGVSVDTSTGEVVG; encoded by the coding sequence GTGGCGGACCCCTCGACGTACCGGCCGAGGACCGGCGAGATCCCGGACCAGCCCGGCGTCTACCGCTTCTCGGACCGACACGACCGCGTCATCTACGTCGGCAAGGCCAAGAGCCTGCGTCAGCGGCTCACGAGCTACTTCGCCGACCCCGCCGGGCTCCACCCGCGCACCCAGCAGATGGTGTTCACCGCGACGAAGGTCCATTGGACGGTCGTGCGCACCGAGGTCGAGGCGCTCCAGCTCGAGTACTCCTGGATCAAGGAGTTCGACCCTCGCTTCAACGTCAAGTACCGCGACGACAAGTCCTACCCGTGGCTCGCGGTGACCGTGGGGGAGGAGTTCCCGCGCGTCCAGGTGCTGCGAGGGGCCAAGCGGAAGGGCACCCGCTACTTCGGTCCCTACTCTCACGCGTGGGCGATCCGGGAGACCGTCGACCAGCTCCTGCGCGTGTTCCCCGTCCGCACGTGCAGCGCGGGCGTCTTCAGGCGCGCGGGCCAGGTCGGTCGACCGTGCCTGCTCGGCTACATCGACAAGTGCTCCGCCCCGTGCGTGGGCCGGGTGAGCGCCGAGGAGCACCGCGCGCTCGTCGACGACTTCGTCGAGTTCATGGCGGGGGACACCCAGAAGTTCGTCCGGCGCATCGAGCGGGAGATGAAGGCGGCCGCCACGGCCCTGGACTACGAGCGGGCCGCGCGGCTGCGTGACGACATCGGGGCGCTGCAGCGGGCGCTCGAGCGCAACGTCGTCGTGCTGCCCGATGCGACGGACGCCGACGTCTTCGCCCTCGCCGAGGACGAGCTCGAGGCCGCCGTCCAGGTCTTCCACGTCCGCGGTGGCCGCATCCGCGGGCAGCGCGGCTGGGTGGTGGAGAAGGTGGAGGACGTCACCACCGCCGAGCTCGTCGAACGGCTCCTCCAGCAGGTGTACGGCGCCGACGACCCGAGCGGGGACCCGAGCGGGGCGGTGCCGCGCGAGGTGCTGGTCCCGGAGGAGCCGGCCGACGCCGACGAGGTCCGTGAGTGGCTGTCGGGCCTGCGGGGGTCGCGCGTGGACGTCCGGGTGCCGCAGCGGGGCGACAAGCGCGCGCTGCTCGACACCGTCCGGACCAACGCCACGCAGGCGCTCGCGCTGCACAAGACCCGCCGCGCCGGCGACCTCACGACCCGCAGCCTCGCCCTGCAGGAGCTGCAGGAGGCGCTCGCCCTGCCCGAGGCACCCCTGCGGATCGAGTGCTACGACGTCTCCCACCTGCAGGGCAGCAACCGGGTGGCGTCGATGGTCGTCTTCGAGGACGGCCTGCCACGCAAGTCGGAGTACCGCACGTTCAACGTCCGGGGCGACCTCGGGGACGACGACACCGCCGCCATGCGGGAGGTCCTCGGCCGGCGGTTCCGGCGCTACCTCGAGGACCGCGAGCAGGCCGGCGACCTCGAGATGGGCCCCGACCCGGACGAGGGCGACGACGAGGGGGCGCGAGCGCCCGGCGCGATCGACCCGACGACAGGACGACCGCGCCGCTTCGCCTACCCGCCGCAGCTCGTCGTGGTCGACGGCGGCGCCCCTCAGGTCGCGGCGGCGGGCCAGGCCCTCGCGGACCTCGGCATCGCCGACGTCGCCGTGGTCGGCCTCGCCAAGCGCCTGGAGGAGGTGTGGGTGCCGGACGACGACCACCCCGTCGTGCTCCCGCGCTCGAGCCAGGGGCTCTACCTGCTGCAGCGGCTGCGCGACGAGGCGCACCGCTTCGCCATCACCAAGCACCGGGCCCGCCGCAGCAAGGGCATGACCGTCAGCGAGCTCGACGCCGTGCCCGGCCTCGGGCCGGCCCGGCGTCGCGCGCTGCTCGACGCGTTCGGCTCCGTCCGCGCCGTCCGCGAGGCGGACGAGGCCGCCGTCGCGCAGGTGAAGGGCATCGGTCCGGCGCTCGCCGCCGCGGTGGTCGCCGCCCTGCGCCCGGGCGACGGCGCGGGTGTCTCGGTCGACACGAGCACCGGCGAGGTGGTGGGCTGA
- the rapZ gene encoding RNase adapter RapZ gives MTEPLDGDAPEASEVLIVTGMSGAGHSTVSNVLEDDGWFVVDNLPPEMLPPLAELTIRAAGAVPRLAVAIDARGRTVTPDLSRALDDVRAKGLSPVVLFLDAADPVIVRRFESVRRPHPLQTQGATVLDAIAEERQLLEPVREMADIFIDTSDTNVHQLAAKVRAAMRPAGAGGADLHLTVLSFGFKHGVPVDAENLADVRFLPNPHWVPELRPRTGLDPAVAEHVFGDPAAEQFVDAYSRCLRIMTKGYRDEGKRFAVVAVGCTGGKHRSVAVAEQLAERLSGDGVVTHAVHRDLGRE, from the coding sequence GTGACCGAGCCGCTCGACGGCGACGCCCCCGAGGCCTCCGAGGTCCTCATCGTCACCGGCATGTCCGGTGCCGGGCACTCGACGGTGTCCAACGTGCTCGAGGACGACGGCTGGTTCGTCGTCGACAACCTGCCGCCGGAGATGCTGCCGCCGCTCGCGGAGCTCACCATCCGCGCCGCCGGCGCCGTGCCCCGGCTCGCGGTCGCCATCGACGCCCGCGGCCGCACCGTCACCCCGGACCTCAGCCGGGCCCTCGACGACGTCCGCGCGAAGGGGCTGTCGCCCGTCGTCCTCTTCCTCGACGCGGCCGACCCCGTCATCGTCCGCCGCTTCGAGTCCGTCCGCCGACCGCACCCGCTGCAGACGCAGGGGGCGACGGTGCTCGACGCCATCGCGGAGGAGCGGCAGCTCCTCGAGCCGGTGCGCGAGATGGCGGACATCTTCATCGACACGAGCGACACCAACGTCCACCAGCTGGCGGCGAAGGTGCGCGCGGCGATGCGACCGGCGGGCGCGGGCGGGGCGGACCTCCACCTCACCGTCCTGTCGTTCGGGTTCAAGCACGGTGTGCCGGTCGACGCGGAGAACCTCGCCGACGTCCGCTTCCTGCCCAACCCGCACTGGGTGCCGGAGCTGCGGCCGCGGACGGGTCTGGACCCGGCGGTCGCCGAGCACGTGTTCGGCGACCCGGCGGCGGAGCAGTTCGTCGACGCGTACTCCCGCTGCCTGCGCATCATGACGAAGGGCTACCGGGACGAGGGGAAGCGGTTCGCCGTCGTCGCCGTCGGGTGCACCGGGGGCAAGCACCGCAGCGTCGCCGTCGCCGAGCAGCTCGCGGAGCGGCTCTCCGGTGACGGGGTCGTCACGCACGCCGTGCACCGCGACCTGGGGCGGGAGTGA
- a CDS encoding uridine diphosphate-N-acetylglucosamine-binding protein YvcK, translating into MPAAARSRRGARAPVRVVALGGGHGLAASLAALRHVTEDVTAVVTVADDGGSSGRLREEFGVLPPGDLRMALAALCHDSQWGHLWRDVLQHRFSGDGPLAGHSVGNLLIVALWQLLDDPVDGLRVIGDLLGAQGRVLPMSDRPLTIEADVRDPANGVTGTVRGQKEVATTAGRVGWVRLDPTDPPANPEAVRAVLEADWVVMGPGSWFTSVCPHLLVPELADALQRTTARRCVTLNLDPGTNETAGYRPEQLLEVLGAYAPGLTLDAVVADPAAVDDVDALAHAAGQLGANLVMRQVSWSDGTARHHPLRLAAAYADVFAGVTADLRR; encoded by the coding sequence GTGCCGGCCGCGGCCCGGTCGCGCCGGGGCGCCCGCGCGCCGGTGCGGGTCGTCGCCCTCGGCGGCGGGCACGGCCTCGCCGCGTCGTTGGCGGCACTGCGGCACGTCACGGAGGACGTCACCGCGGTCGTCACCGTCGCCGACGACGGCGGGTCCTCGGGCCGGCTCCGCGAGGAGTTCGGGGTCCTGCCGCCGGGCGACCTCCGCATGGCGCTGGCGGCCCTGTGCCACGACTCGCAGTGGGGCCACCTGTGGCGCGACGTCCTGCAGCACCGCTTCTCCGGCGACGGGCCGCTCGCCGGGCACTCGGTCGGCAACCTCCTCATCGTCGCCCTGTGGCAGCTGCTCGACGACCCGGTCGACGGGCTGCGGGTCATCGGGGACCTCCTCGGCGCGCAGGGCCGCGTGCTGCCGATGTCCGACCGCCCGCTCACGATCGAGGCCGACGTCCGTGACCCCGCGAACGGCGTCACCGGCACGGTGCGGGGGCAGAAGGAGGTCGCGACCACCGCCGGCCGGGTCGGCTGGGTGCGGTTGGACCCGACCGACCCGCCCGCGAACCCCGAGGCGGTGCGAGCGGTCCTCGAGGCCGACTGGGTCGTCATGGGGCCGGGGTCGTGGTTCACCTCCGTGTGCCCGCACCTGCTCGTGCCGGAGCTCGCCGACGCCCTGCAGCGCACGACCGCGCGCCGCTGCGTCACCCTCAACCTCGACCCCGGCACCAACGAGACCGCCGGGTACCGCCCCGAGCAGCTGCTCGAGGTGCTCGGCGCCTACGCGCCCGGCCTCACCCTCGACGCCGTCGTCGCCGACCCCGCCGCGGTCGACGACGTCGACGCGCTCGCGCACGCGGCCGGTCAGCTCGGCGCGAACCTCGTCATGCGTCAGGTGTCGTGGAGCGACGGCACGGCCCGGCACCACCCGCTGCGCCTCGCCGCCGCGTACGCCGACGTCTTCGCCGGCGTCACCGCCGACCTGCGCCGCTGA
- the whiA gene encoding DNA-binding protein WhiA, whose protein sequence is MALTASVKDELSRLPVTRVCCRKAEVTAMLRFSNALHIVAGRVVIEAELDTAQAARRLRREIGEVYGHPSELLVLQPGGLRRATRYVVRVSREGETLARQTGLLDARSRPVRGMPPQVVGGAVCDAEAAWRGAFLAHGSLTEPGRSSALEVTAPGPEAALALVGAGRRLGIQAKAREVRGVDRVVVRDAEAISALLTRLGAHDAVMVWEERRMRREVRATANRLANFDDANLRRSARAAVAAGARVERAMEILGDEIPDHLRQAGRLRLEHKQASLEELGQLADPPMTKDAVAGRIRRLLALADKRASELGVPGTDANLTPDMLEV, encoded by the coding sequence ATGGCGCTCACGGCATCGGTCAAGGACGAGCTGAGCCGCTTGCCCGTCACGCGGGTGTGCTGCCGCAAGGCCGAGGTTACGGCGATGCTGCGCTTCTCGAACGCGCTCCACATCGTCGCCGGCCGCGTCGTCATCGAGGCCGAGCTCGACACCGCCCAGGCCGCGCGCCGACTCCGCCGCGAGATCGGCGAGGTGTACGGCCACCCCAGCGAGCTGCTCGTGCTCCAGCCCGGCGGGCTGCGTCGTGCCACCCGGTACGTCGTCCGCGTGAGCCGCGAGGGGGAGACCCTCGCCCGCCAGACCGGGCTGCTCGACGCCCGGAGCCGCCCCGTCCGCGGCATGCCGCCCCAGGTCGTCGGCGGGGCCGTGTGCGACGCCGAGGCCGCGTGGCGCGGGGCCTTCCTCGCCCACGGCTCGCTCACCGAGCCCGGCCGCTCCAGCGCGCTCGAGGTCACCGCGCCCGGCCCCGAGGCCGCCCTCGCCCTCGTCGGCGCCGGGCGCCGCCTCGGCATCCAGGCCAAGGCCCGCGAGGTCCGCGGCGTCGACCGGGTCGTCGTCCGCGACGCCGAGGCGATCAGCGCGCTCCTCACCCGGCTCGGTGCGCACGACGCCGTCATGGTGTGGGAGGAGCGGCGCATGCGCCGCGAGGTCCGCGCCACCGCCAACCGGCTCGCGAACTTCGACGACGCGAACCTACGTCGCTCCGCGCGCGCGGCCGTCGCCGCGGGCGCCCGGGTGGAGCGGGCGATGGAGATCCTCGGCGACGAGATCCCCGACCACCTGCGGCAGGCCGGGCGGCTGCGCCTGGAGCACAAGCAGGCGAGCCTCGAGGAGCTCGGCCAGCTCGCCGACCCGCCCATGACGAAGGACGCCGTCGCCGGCCGCATCCGCCGCCTGCTCGCGCTCGCGGACAAGCGCGCGAGCGAGCTCGGCGTCCCCGGCACGGACGCGAACCTCACGCCCGACATGCTCGAGGTCTGA
- the gap gene encoding type I glyceraldehyde-3-phosphate dehydrogenase, with protein sequence MTVRVGINGFGRIGRNFFRAALAAGADIEVVGVNDLTDNATLAHLLKYDSILGRLDAEVSHSEDSITVGGHTFRASAERDPAALPWGELGADVVIESTGIFVDATKAKAHIDAGAKKVIISAPAKNEDITVVMGVNDGDYDPANHHIISNASCTTNCLAPMAKALDDAFGIVKGLMTTIHAYTQDQNLQDGPHKDLRRSRAAALNMVPTSTGAAKAIGLVLPQLKGKLDGYAMRVPVPTGSATDLTVQVGREVSVEEVNAAVKAAAESGPLAPYLSYTEDPIVSTDIVTDPASCIFDAGVTKVFGDQVKVLGWYDNEWGYSNRLVDISALVGRGL encoded by the coding sequence GTGACCGTACGGGTCGGCATCAACGGGTTCGGGCGGATCGGCCGCAACTTCTTCAGGGCGGCGCTCGCCGCCGGCGCGGACATCGAGGTCGTGGGGGTCAACGACCTCACCGACAACGCGACGCTCGCCCACCTGCTCAAGTACGACAGCATCCTCGGCCGGCTCGACGCCGAGGTCTCGCACTCCGAGGACTCGATCACCGTGGGCGGGCACACCTTCCGCGCGTCCGCGGAGCGGGACCCGGCCGCGCTGCCCTGGGGCGAGCTGGGTGCGGACGTCGTCATCGAGTCCACCGGCATCTTCGTCGACGCGACCAAGGCGAAGGCGCACATCGACGCCGGGGCGAAGAAGGTCATCATCTCCGCGCCGGCGAAGAACGAGGACATCACGGTCGTGATGGGCGTCAACGACGGCGACTACGACCCCGCGAACCACCACATCATCTCGAACGCGTCGTGCACGACGAACTGCCTCGCGCCGATGGCGAAGGCCCTCGACGACGCGTTCGGCATCGTCAAGGGGCTCATGACGACGATCCACGCCTACACGCAGGACCAGAACCTGCAGGACGGCCCCCACAAGGACCTGCGCCGCTCCCGCGCCGCCGCCCTCAACATGGTGCCGACGTCCACGGGCGCCGCGAAGGCGATCGGGCTCGTCCTCCCGCAGCTCAAGGGCAAGCTCGACGGCTACGCCATGCGCGTGCCGGTCCCGACGGGCTCGGCGACCGACCTCACCGTCCAGGTGGGCCGGGAGGTCAGCGTCGAGGAGGTGAACGCCGCGGTGAAGGCCGCGGCGGAGTCCGGCCCGCTGGCCCCGTACCTCAGCTACACCGAGGACCCCATCGTCTCGACCGACATCGTCACGGACCCCGCGTCGTGCATCTTCGACGCCGGGGTCACCAAGGTGTTCGGCGACCAGGTCAAGGTCCTCGGCTGGTACGACAACGAGTGGGGCTACTCCAACCGCCTCGTCGACATCAGCGCTCTCGTCGGGCGCGGTCTCTGA
- a CDS encoding phosphoglycerate kinase, with protein sequence MQDVDALGQALGGFGSRRVLVRSDLNVPLEQPAEGSGGSPRITDDGRVRASVPTIRQLADAGAVVVVCAHLGRPKGAPEQKYSLAPVAERLSELLERPVRFVPETVGAVAEAAVAEAGPGDVLLLENLRFNPGETSKDDGERGAFADELAHLADAFVSDGFGVVHRKQASVYDVARRLPHAVGGLVLAEVEVLKRLTEDVERPYAVVLGGAKVSDKLKVIESLLQTADRILVGGGMVFTFLKAQGHEVGKSLLEEDQVDTVRGYLEQAHERGVEVVLPTDVVAATAFSADADHDVYPVDAIPADRLGLDIGPESAATFGTWLADCRTVFWNGPMGVFEMAPYSEGTRAVATSLAALEGLGALGVVGGGDTAAAVRALGFSDDDFGHVSTGGGASLEYLEGRTLPGLTVLED encoded by the coding sequence GTGCAGGACGTCGACGCCCTCGGGCAGGCGCTCGGCGGGTTCGGATCCCGCCGGGTGCTCGTCCGCAGCGACCTCAACGTCCCCCTCGAGCAGCCCGCCGAAGGCAGCGGCGGGTCCCCGCGCATCACCGACGACGGCCGGGTCCGGGCCTCCGTGCCGACCATCCGGCAGCTCGCCGACGCGGGCGCCGTCGTCGTGGTGTGCGCGCACCTGGGCCGCCCCAAGGGCGCGCCCGAGCAGAAGTACTCCCTCGCCCCGGTGGCCGAGCGGCTGTCGGAGCTCCTCGAGCGGCCGGTGCGCTTCGTCCCGGAGACGGTGGGGGCGGTCGCCGAGGCGGCGGTCGCCGAGGCCGGGCCGGGCGACGTGCTCCTGCTGGAGAACCTCCGGTTCAACCCGGGCGAGACCAGCAAGGACGACGGGGAGCGCGGCGCCTTCGCCGACGAGCTCGCCCACCTCGCCGACGCGTTCGTCTCCGACGGGTTCGGGGTCGTCCACCGGAAGCAGGCGAGCGTCTACGACGTCGCGCGGCGGCTGCCGCACGCGGTCGGTGGTCTCGTCCTCGCGGAGGTCGAGGTGCTGAAGCGGCTCACCGAGGACGTCGAGCGGCCCTACGCCGTCGTGCTCGGTGGCGCGAAGGTGTCGGACAAGCTCAAGGTCATCGAGAGCCTGCTGCAGACCGCCGACCGGATCCTCGTCGGCGGGGGCATGGTCTTCACCTTCCTCAAGGCCCAGGGCCACGAGGTGGGGAAGAGCCTCCTCGAGGAGGACCAGGTCGACACCGTCCGGGGCTACCTCGAGCAGGCCCACGAGCGCGGGGTCGAGGTCGTCCTGCCCACGGACGTCGTCGCCGCGACCGCGTTCTCCGCCGACGCCGACCACGACGTGTACCCGGTCGACGCGATCCCCGCCGACCGGCTCGGGCTCGACATCGGCCCCGAGTCGGCGGCGACCTTCGGCACGTGGCTCGCCGACTGCCGGACCGTCTTCTGGAACGGCCCCATGGGGGTCTTCGAGATGGCGCCGTACAGCGAGGGCACACGGGCCGTCGCGACGTCGCTCGCCGCGCTCGAGGGCCTCGGCGCCCTCGGTGTCGTCGGCGGCGGTGACACCGCCGCCGCCGTGCGCGCGCTGGGCTTCTCCGACGACGACTTCGGCCACGTCTCGACCGGTGGGGGGGCGAGCCTGGAGTACCTCGAGGGTCGCACGCTGCCCGGTCTCACCGTCCTGGAGGACTGA